GCGAGGGCTATGGCGAGAAGCCGTAAGGAGGAAAGGCTTTTGTACCCGCCGGGCGCGTGAAACATGACTTTGCAGACTTCTGGAATTTTCCTATCACTAGTCAAAAGACCTTAATGGTCGCTGAAAGGGGCGCGAAATGAACTCCAGCCACACCGCCAACCCTGAAACAAGCGCCCTGGGCCTATTCGCCGCGATCGTAGCGGCGCAATGACCACCCCTAAACCCAAGATCGTCGTTACCCGCCGCCTGCCGGCCTCGGTCGAGGCGCGGATGGCGACGCTTTTCGATGCGCAGTTCAACATCGAGGACAATCCGCGTTCGCAGGACGAGGTGCTGGCGGCGCTCGAAGGCTGCGCGGTGCTGGTTTCCTCGATCACCGACCAGCTCGATGCCGCGTTTTTCGCGCGGGTGCCCAAATCGGTGCGGCTCATCGCCCAGTTCGGCAATGGCGTGGACAATATCGACATCGAAGCCGCCTATGCGGCGGGGCTGACGGTGACCAATACGCCGAGCGTCCTCACCGAGGACACGGCGGACATGGCCATGGTGCTGATGCTGGCGCTGCCGCGGCGGCTGGTGGAGGGCACGCAATTGCTCATCCGCGACCGGCATTGGGAGGGCTGGTCGCCGACCTGGATGCTGGGACGGCGGCTGCGCGGCAAGTCGCTGGGCATTGTCGGCATGGGCCGGATCGGCACGGCCGTGGCGCAGAGGGCCCGGGCGTTCGGGCTCAACATCCATTATTTTTCCCGTAACCGCCGGCCGCCGACGATCGAGGAAAAGCTCGAGGCGACCTATTGGGCCGATCTCGATGCGATGGTCGGGGCGGTCGATATCGTTTCGCTTCATACGCCCTATACGCGCGACACCTACCAGATCCTGGGCGCCGAAAGGCTGGCTCGCATGAAGCAGGATGCGATGGTGGTAAACGTGTCGCGGCCCGAGCTGATCGACGAGGAAGCACTGGTGACCGAGATCGAGAAGCGGCACCTGAGCGGGGCGGCGCTCGATGTCTTCGAATATCGCCAGGGCATCAATCCGCGCCTGCTGGCACTGGCCGAGGCCAACAAGGTGGTGCTGACGGCGCATATGGCCTCGGCAACGCTGGAGGCCCGGGTGGAGATGGGGGAGACGGTGATCGTCAATATCCGCGCCTTCATCGACGGACACCAGCCGCCGCACCGGGTTTTGCCCGAAGTGCATGGCCAGAGCCGGATGGCGCGGGGCTAGGGCCGCCCGTCGGGCGGGCGACCCCATTTTCGTTTTCAGGCAGAGGCAGGCTGGGAAGCGGCTTCCTCGTCTTCGGCCGGGCCGGTGGCGCCGATGGGCGGCAGGTGGCGCAGGCGCGTCATGACCAGCACGGCCACGCAGAGCAAGGCGACGGCGCTGACGGCTGCCACGACATGCATGCCGTTGGTGAAGGCCATGCCGGCAGCGGTCATCAGTTCGCGGCCGAGGGCTTCGGGCAATTGGGCGGCGGCGACCGAGGCGCTGGCGAGGGTATCCTCCACGGCGCTGACGATATCGGCGGGAAGGCCCTGGGGGGCCGTGACCGATATCTGGGCACGGTAGATGGCAGTGCCGACGCTGCCCAGGATAGCGATGCCGAGGGCGAAGCCGAATTCGGCGCAGGTTTCCGACAGGCCAGCGGCAGAGCCCGCCTTTTCAGGCCGCACCGAGCTCATGACGATGCCGTTGGCCAGCGTAACCATGGGCGCGCAGCCGGCATTGAAGAACATGAAGCCGACGACGACCGGCCAGACGCCGGAGGCGGCATCGGCCCGGGTGATGAGCAAGGCACCGAGCGCGCCGACGACGAGGCTGCCGGCGATGAGTGGGGCCGGGCGCATGCGCTGGGCGAGAATGGGCGCCAGCATCAGCATGCCGGTCATGGCGACGACGCCGGGCAGGCCCCAGAGGCCGGCATGGAGCGGGGAGAGGCCGAGGACCAGCTGGAAATACTGGCTGGTATAGAGCATGACCGCGCCGGTCGAGGTGATGCCGAACATGCCCAGAACCGCCGTCGAGAAGGCGCGATTGGAAAAGAGCGTGAGATCGAAGAGCGGATCGGCGAGGCGCCGCTGGCGGGCGATGAAGACGATGGAAAAGCCGAGGCCGATGGCGATGGCGGCGAGTGAGAGGGCGGAAATGCCGGCATGGGCCATTTCCTTGAGCCCATAGACGACGGGCAGGATCGAAAGCAGCGACAGGACGACGCTGAGGAGATCGAGCCGGCCGGCGGCGGGATCGCGATATTCGGGCAGGAGGAATGGTGCGGCCACCAGAAGCAGCAGCATGACCGGCACGGCCAGCAGGAAGACCGAACCCCACCAGAAATGCTCGAGCATGAAGCCGCCGACCAGCGGTCCCACGGTCATGCCGGCCATGAAGCAGACCATCCAGATGGAGATGGCGACGCCACGCTGGGCTGGATCGCGGAACATGTTGGTGATGAGCGCCAGGATCGAGGGCGACATGGTGGCGCCGGCCAGGCCCAGGACCGCGCGAGCCGCGATGAGAGTGGCGGCGCTCGGGGCGAAGGCGGCGAGGATCGAGGCGAGGCCGAAACCGGCGCCACCGAACATGAGGAGCTTGCGGCGGCCGATGCGGTCACCCAGCGTGCCCATGGTGATCATGAAGCCGGCGAGCATGAAGCTATAGATATCCATGATCCAGAGCTGCTGGGCGCTGTCGGCGCCAAGTGCGGCGCTCATATGCGGGAGCGCGAGGACCATGACGGAAACGTCGATGGAAACGAGAAGGCTGGGAAGGGCGAGGACGGCAAGGCCGGTCCATTCCCTGGCGGTCGCGCGGGCAGGGCCGGGCGCGGTGGAGGCGGCGATCATCGGGAAATCTCCTGCTGATGAGGTTGATGGCGAGCCGCGAAGGCAGCTTCGATGGCGTCGGAAGACAGGCCGAGATCGGCGAGCCGGTGCGGGTTCATGTCGAGAAGGCTGCGCAGGGCCTGATGCCGGGCCTGCCGCTGCCGCCAGGCAGCGAGGCGAGCACGGAGGGCGCGGCCGAAGGGGTAGGCCGGTCGATCGTCGAGACGTGGGACAGCAATGGACATTTGAGCATCTCCTCGATTGGCAAAGCATCCTCGTTCCGCCTTTCACGACGAAGGAGGGCGGGAGAAATCGACAGGCCGGGACAAAAAAGCGGGGTGATCCCGCGCCGAACGCCTTCAGGCGTTCAGGAATTCGCGCAAAGCCGGGGCGATGGCCTCGGCGGCGGGGCCGTGGCCCTGGCCCGGCAAGGTGCGGCGCCGGGCATTGGGGATGGCAGCAGCGACCGTTTCGACGGAGTGGCGGATATAGGGCATTTCGGCGGGCGTCGTTTCGCCGTCGAGCACCAGGGTGGGCGTTGCTATGCCGGCCCAGCGCTGCGGCAGGGCGCCATCGGCATAGCCGCGCTGCATGATGCGAGCGTCGTAGCGCAAGGTTGGGGCAATGGCGGTGACAATAGCCCAGAACGGGCTGGCGGCCATGCCATCGACCATTTCGGGCGGAACGCCGACACCGGTGATGAAGAAGTGGCGGGCGGCGCCGTCGCGATCATTGCGCGCGATGAAGCCGTCAAGCTTTGCGACGTAGTCGGCGGGCATGGGTTGACGGGCCGGCGGCAGGGCGAAAGGCGGTTCGTAGAGTATCAGGCTTTCGACCGGCAGGCCGGCCAGCACCGCCTCGGCGGCGAGCACGGCGCCGGAGGAATAGCCGAGGAGCGAGGCCTTGCCGCCGACCACGTCGATCAGGGCGGCGATATCCTCGAG
The sequence above is a segment of the Paradevosia shaoguanensis genome. Coding sequences within it:
- a CDS encoding DUF1127 domain-containing protein, with protein sequence MSIAVPRLDDRPAYPFGRALRARLAAWRQRQARHQALRSLLDMNPHRLADLGLSSDAIEAAFAARHQPHQQEISR
- a CDS encoding MFS transporter; this encodes MIAASTAPGPARATAREWTGLAVLALPSLLVSIDVSVMVLALPHMSAALGADSAQQLWIMDIYSFMLAGFMITMGTLGDRIGRRKLLMFGGAGFGLASILAAFAPSAATLIAARAVLGLAGATMSPSILALITNMFRDPAQRGVAISIWMVCFMAGMTVGPLVGGFMLEHFWWGSVFLLAVPVMLLLLVAAPFLLPEYRDPAAGRLDLLSVVLSLLSILPVVYGLKEMAHAGISALSLAAIAIGLGFSIVFIARQRRLADPLFDLTLFSNRAFSTAVLGMFGITSTGAVMLYTSQYFQLVLGLSPLHAGLWGLPGVVAMTGMLMLAPILAQRMRPAPLIAGSLVVGALGALLITRADAASGVWPVVVGFMFFNAGCAPMVTLANGIVMSSVRPEKAGSAAGLSETCAEFGFALGIAILGSVGTAIYRAQISVTAPQGLPADIVSAVEDTLASASVAAAQLPEALGRELMTAAGMAFTNGMHVVAAVSAVALLCVAVLVMTRLRHLPPIGATGPAEDEEAASQPASA
- a CDS encoding 2-hydroxyacid dehydrogenase, whose protein sequence is MTTPKPKIVVTRRLPASVEARMATLFDAQFNIEDNPRSQDEVLAALEGCAVLVSSITDQLDAAFFARVPKSVRLIAQFGNGVDNIDIEAAYAAGLTVTNTPSVLTEDTADMAMVLMLALPRRLVEGTQLLIRDRHWEGWSPTWMLGRRLRGKSLGIVGMGRIGTAVAQRARAFGLNIHYFSRNRRPPTIEEKLEATYWADLDAMVGAVDIVSLHTPYTRDTYQILGAERLARMKQDAMVVNVSRPELIDEEALVTEIEKRHLSGAALDVFEYRQGINPRLLALAEANKVVLTAHMASATLEARVEMGETVIVNIRAFIDGHQPPHRVLPEVHGQSRMARG
- a CDS encoding alpha/beta fold hydrolase, with translation MPTITSKDGTKIAYQREGNGPALIHVAGAIQHRAIDPTLARLSALLADRFMIILYDRRGRGESTDAPDYAVERELEDIAALIDVVGGKASLLGYSSGAVLAAEAVLAGLPVESLILYEPPFALPPARQPMPADYVAKLDGFIARNDRDGAARHFFITGVGVPPEMVDGMAASPFWAIVTAIAPTLRYDARIMQRGYADGALPQRWAGIATPTLVLDGETTPAEMPYIRHSVETVAAAIPNARRRTLPGQGHGPAAEAIAPALREFLNA